The DNA region TCTTATACAGTTCGTATAAAGCCTCTACTTCACTGACAGAAACTACAAGATAAAAATCGCATTCAATAGACTAGAGGCGGCCAAACCCAACGATAAAAAGTCAGGCAGCATGGAGCAAAATCGAGCAGCAGAGCTAGACTTGAATAGTACTCCAATTTGGCCATCAAGAAATGTTCAATAACAAACTAATGTCACAAAAAACTGGGTAGTGATTTGATAGTTACACGGTGGAACAGGTAATAAGTTTCAGAGAGAAGCATTAGCATGGTTCATACTCACAGAGTGTCTCAGCAGCGAGGATAACGGGCTCCTCGTAACCAGGGGTGTGTTTTGGGGATTTAGAGTGGAAGCAGCCCATCTGAGTAGGAAAGGTCACGGATTAGTCCACGGTCATACAAATACATGCTAATGTGGCTTCTGATGTAACCTCACCTGCCAAAGATGAATCAGCTAACTTAGTTCAGCATGAAAAGGATTGTTCGTAAGTTTCTGATAGGATGAACTTTAACTTTAAAAACTGAAGCAAAAATGATGAACTGCAACAACTTTGCAAATATGAGTGGTGGAAAACAAGCAAATCATTTTGTAACAGCTTGATTATCCATGATTCCAAATACCATGAGTGCATAACTGAATGATCAATCTTATGCCACAACAGCTCATATATGCAGGTAAGTGAGTGTACAAAATAAACaattcagagagagagagagagagagacttcATCTAACTCAGAGAGCACTTCTGAAAATATAAAACTCCACCTAGCTTCTCAACTAAACCTTcaaccaaaattaataaaaaattcacATATGTTTACTTTCTCATATTTAAATTCAATGTGTGTGTGCATATATACAAACGGAATATGGGAAACCAAGAATtgatgcagcagcagcagcaaaatacttaattatgataaaagaaaatgaagaaaccAGAAAATAAAACTGATTATATAAGGTTAATCCACCATGAGTACAGctataattcaaaaaaatatgaaGCCGCCAATACTGATGGGGCCAACCTATTAGCAAGCTGTATTCAGATCCAAATAATATTCATTATTCAAAGCATAAACTTCAAACTCACCTTGGACTTTATACTTTCAGCCAAAAAAGTAAATGTCATGTTCAGTTCCAAAAGTATCacaactacaattaaataaataaatctaacCCTTCGTCATCTTTGCCCTCACAAATGCTAATTTCAATTTATACCAATATCAAGATTTAGTATTCTGGTTCTAAAACACAAAATTATTTTAGTAGATgttaatttatcatgccacgCATTCaaaaatcttcccaaaatccaGTTTTTCAAGCAAAAACATGCAACAGATAGTTGAATTTTTCCCATAAAATGAAATCGAGATTTCAAATGTCGAGTCTTTTTGAAAGAGCACATAAATTCAACGAACCCATTTCAATAAAAATCACTTGAAATTAACGTTCTATTCTTCACCATTCCCattgaaaaattgaaatagaaacGAATTCAAGTCGAAAAAATAGAGTGAGCAAACAAAATCTATGCCCAAAACTCTGGGGAAACGTCAAATAAAATTGTAGCGATGGAGAGAAGAGAGTAAAGAGTAAAGAGAGTTGAGAACAAACCGACGAGGCGCAGGATTTTGTGGAATTGTTTATGTTGTTGCACCTAAATCTGATAATTtatgcatgtatatatataacattagtactccctctatttcttcatagttgaggaaAAACTTTTCGACACGTAGTTTAAGAAAGAGACGTTGAatatgttaaataaataaataaaaaagtaagataAAGAAAAcattagagagaataaagtacaaagttaataaaatagaaagaataaagtaagagagagtaaagtaagagagagaaaaaaattagtatatagggaaatgactcctaaacttctcaaaatagaaaaataactaAACTATAGAGAAACGACGGGGGTATAATATAATGTTGGTGATAAGAGCGGTGAGAGGTGAGTTTGGAGGCGTTTACTTTTGGAGGTCTCTCTCAACATTTCTTTGTCTAGGCAGGTACTTTGTCATTAATGCATACGCAAATTAGTTATACATACACCGTCCCTGCCACCACAAATGCCTCGATTTATAGAGGCATATCGAGTAGCAAGTAGGAGTAGTTCGATtggtattttttatttgtaattaacAATCATGTTTAATCTTATTTCTTCTTCACGTCtattttctcaaaaataaaaataatactctctccgttaccgattaggagtcgttgtttgactcggcacgggttttaaggaagTGTTTGAATGTTTGGTGTAGTAAATGGAGTTAAGTAGTGGAAGGTGGGACCTCTTTGACTTTTGGCgtaataaatttaattgaatcaaTTCAATGTCCAATTAAACTTTGGAGGATTAGATTCACTGCCTCAATCAATTCACTTAAATTTAATGGTGTAGTGATTAACTAAATTCCATGGATTACACTTGTTTACTTAAACTTGTCTTAGCAAAATTGAATggaaaaaaattgcaaaattcAAAGTCCTGCCAAAAATTGAATGGAAAAACGTCACAAATTCACTGTCAACTTGCACTCCAATTTCACTGTCAACTTGCACCGTAATTACAAAATTGAATGGAAAAACAAAGTCACAAATTCAAACTCCTGCCAAAAAATAGGGAAGGAAAGCCAATTTCATTCCATGGAGGGAATTTTTACAACCAAAGAGGGAACATGTACAAGGATTTTCAAAATGTCCACCAACTCCTATAAATATATTCATTTCTACTCTTCATTTACTTCCAccaaccaaaacaaaaaaaaaggaaaacctaTTGGTTTTGTGGAATACCCTCAGAAAATATTCATCACTAGGCAATGGAGCTTGAGGTGGTCCGCGTGTTGGACGATGAGCAGGAGCAGAAGTAAGCAAGACAACAATTGGTAGATTTCTTAAGAGTAATCAGTTGAAACCTCATACAAGTGCTGTCAAGCCTACACTGACTGAAACCAACAAAATTGCAAGGATGACATGGTGTCTTTCTCATATTCAGCCAACACTAGCTGATGGTAAACTTCTTTACCATTCAATGCACAATATTGTTCATATTGACGAGAAATGGTTCTACATGACAAAGACATCGGATAGATACTACCTTTTGTCGGATGAAGATGTGCCATACAGGTCCTGTAAGTCCAAGAGATTCATCACTAAAGTGATGTTCATGGCTGCTGTCAGTAGGGCACTTTGTGGGCCTGATGGGAAAATCATATTCGATGGTAAAATAGGCTTATTCCCATTCACAGAACAAGTACCAGCCCAAAGAAGTTCAAAGAACAGGCCAAAAGGGACAATTGAGACAAAGTCTATTCAATCCATTACCAAGGAAGTCATGACAGCTTGTCTCCTAAACCAGGTGTGCCAATTTTTTCTGTCATTAAAGCTATCAGACATTATTCATGTCATCACTTAGTCACATACACATATCATTGCCAGATTATACCAACAATCAAGGCCAAATGGCCAGCCAATGCAAGCAACAAGATTTTCATCCAGCAAGATAATGCCAAACCTCACCTAAGAGCTGTTGACCAACAGTTTGAGTCACTAGCTAGTACTGATGGGTTTGAATTCCATCTAATTAGCCAACCACCCAACTCCCTAGACATAAATGTGTTAGACCTTGGGTATTTCAGGGCAATACAATCACTTCAAGATGACAAGATAGCCACAAGTGTAGATGACTTGCTTAGGAATGTGTTTACCTCATTTGAAGAACTCTCACCACAAACTCTCAATAGAGTATTCATCACATTGCAAAGCTGTTTGACATCAATATTAGAAGTGCATGGGAAGAATGACTACAAGATCCCTCATTTAAACAAGGACAGATTGCAGAGAACAAAGGGGCTGCCTTTACAACTTTAGGTTGAAGAGGGTTTGGTGAGAGAGAGTTTGGAGTACCTAAAGCTGCCTGAAAACAACACTGGGGACACATATGACATAGCGCTACTTAAACATGCTTTAGGGTACTAGACATAAGATTAGGGGTTGGAGTTTACAGTATAAGCACCAACATATGTTTGTGTTTAAGATGTAAACTCTTTTTTTGTGCATAGGCTGCATTTTTTGTTAATGCCATCAAAAAAGCTTCATCACATGGCATCAGCCTCCAAACCCTTCATAGGGGGTGGCTTACTAAGCTAAATAGGCTGCATTTTGTATAaactgttaggtttagtatactgaaaaacatgtttcgagcgagttcgcacgaatagaatcttgcttgtgttcggaaaaactctacaatccacttttgacccgattcagtatcattcgagcagtttgcacgaatagaatcaatatattattacattgtgtttgtttgtgcgtttataagatattttataaacatttaaatgcataagaagtaaacaaagcctaagtcttttgcttagtagactggtcgtgggctgcgctcactttaaggtactacagtcggttctaagcaatgctttgcaaaagaaaagaagaatttcacatcctagataggctttggctacctatcatgaaaggttgcaatgtcagtccgattatttctaagccttattgaaataagatgacgttggtgtggtatagcactgaatggatctaacaacaagacgagtctttatgctatctactgaaagacgaggtcttgataatttatttcttaatctacatacgttagcattgagcatacgacattgagtatctactactttgacttaccaaaggtgcgggtttttcatcacccaacgatccaggtatattgggtagtggtgatcattatctagcggtgctaggattgctattatgttgaatcgtgcacgaggtgagtctcgtttgataatgtcctcaagaggagcttgaacaaggttttattattcagaaactgaccagttggagttttattactctatgaataataaataagtgtttcttgctaagtctactcttggaattaataagatgttaattaattaagtccatagcagactttaattaattaatgggcatttatatcttaagcgcgagaaataaataataaacaaaatggaaacccggaatacttataatttcgaatttggatggggagttcaatattacttctgtagttgctgctcgtaatattccaatataagcttgtattaaattgtgggttcaatttaattactaaaaAGCTAATTTGGGGAgtccatatccaaaaccttccatagatccctgactgggcccaatatgaactattataaataggagaataaaagagacacaaaacataattttttgatgaggaaaatttcgtccctctctctacaggggacgaaaatttctctcagctcctcctccatgagaaagttctgtcttctttattcgagtcctagtgtttcgataagatcagcccaccctgatgtcggaatacagttcgggacaccagtcagaagatctgtggtctagtattgaagatcatcgtggagaaggcgcgagcaatcgacgattctttggagaatcaaatcggtaactctaaaccgtataATTAAtgatttaggatttatattctttaaacATGAactatttgcgttctagcatgcaattctgtgttaacatgtgaattgattaatctcgtaatctgtcaaatagatcctacgtctgatgtatttgttttgtacaagtcttctgCTGTGCAAGGGGCATCAAAACCCCAACATAAACATCATTACTGTACACACTGGTAAGTAATCAgtgaatattttttgtattatcaCTTCAAATCAGCCTCCAAATCCTTCATAAGGGGTGGCTTTTTTTGCATTTCCCTCAGAAAAGCTTCATCACAAGGCATATGGCCAACAACACAAGGCATAGGAGCAACACATTACACTTATAACAGCCTCCAAACCATACACAGGGGTGGCTGAGTTAAGTACGCAGAAAAGCTTCATCACAGGGCATATGTACAACAACACAATGCATAGGGACATCAGAGGACACTAACACAACCTCCAAACTGACACAGGGGTGGCTGAGATTCCCCTCAGAAAAGCTTCATCAAAGGGTATATAAACAACAACACAATGCATAGGGACATCAGAGGACAGTTACAACAACCACACAAATGCACTTACACAGTCATCAACAATTCCCCCTGCCTCAATATCACATAAACATGTACCAATATCACATACACAGTCATCAACAATTCCCAAAGCCTCAATATCACATAAACATGGACCAATATCGCATAAACATGGAGCAATGCATATAAGCATGGAGTACATCAGAAATAAGCTGCATTTTCCTAAAGTCAAAAGCCTCCAAACCCTAAAAAGGGGGTGGCTTTGAATTAGAAAGAAACTCACAAATCAAAAGATATCCTTCATGCAAGGAAACATGATTAATAGCATAGCTTTTTCATTGTCGGTGTACTCTCTGTTTGGCTCCACCGCCGGCTGCATTGCTCCATCTATGTCTTCCCCGATGTCATCCAAACCAATGGAAGCTGATTCGCTTTCCCCCAAATTAACAGGACGTGAAGGCGGCTTGGTCTCTGACCAATCAAAGGGGGCAAATGGAGGCTGagtttcagatccgtcgaaACCCTTAGCCGGATCTTCGGTTTCAGATCCGTCGGTTAATGGGGACGGAGATAGACTGCCAGAAACGTAGAAGCCCTCGGACGGAGGCTGACTTTCAGATCCATCAAAACCCTTAGCCGAAGCTTCGGTTTAAGATCCGTCGAGTAATGGGGACGGAGATAGGCTGTCAGAAACGTAGAAGCCCTCAGACGGAGGCTGAGTTTCAGATCCATCGAAACCCTTAGCCGGAGCTTCGATTTCAGATCCGTCGAGTAATGGGGACGGAGGTAGAGTTTCATAACCTTAGAAGCCCTCGGACGGATCTGCAGTTTCACATCCGTCGAAACCCTTAGCCGGAGCTTCGGTTTCAGATCCGTCGAGAGCGTCGGACGGAGGTTCAGTTTCAGATCCGTAAAGGACCAAATCGGGAGGTGTCGACCCTTCAGCCCCGTCGTCGCCTATGAACGGTGGAACACCGTGAACCACAGACCGACGACCAATTGCGTCGTAATCAACCCAGTCCGGCGGTGTTTCAGGGACGACGGTGTCCATCGTTTCGTAGAGAGGCAGAGTGGGAGACTGAGTGAGGCGGATGGGAGAGGATTAATGAGAAAGAGAGTCGccagtgagagagagagttgagAGTGAGGGAGTTGAATTGAGAATGAGGAGTTGACTACAAACCCTAGTGGGTttgcattttcttttctttttttagtgtaaataatggcattttttgtaaattttgcTAAACATAGAGGGTAATTTTGATGTCCAAAAATGGTAAGtgggaagagtgactcttaatgggggacattctgaaaaggaaattaGCTACTCTTATtcgaggacggagggagtatattttaagaCTGATGTAGAACATTCTCATAATGTCATCCATAACTTGATTTCAAACCTCGTGGATAAGAGTATGTTTGTCTCACTTTTCTCCTTTCAAAGGGTGTCCTTTAATTTATTCGCCAATAAATTACTCTACATTAATTAGAACACTATGAGATTGTTcgatttgcaagattatatcacAGAATTaaatgtgtattgtgtttaaATTATGAGATTGACACATAaattaatcctagatggatgaattatgtgataattagttataGTCACCCCTctacaactaaaataatcttacaaTTTAATGCAGTACTAGAtgaattatcatatgataattagtaATGACAACCGAACAAGGCCTATATTAATTAGTATTGTACGCACATAATAACCAAATTATGAATGATTAAGAACATTACTAAAATTTAAGTATTCTCTCatattaaaaaatgtcaatacttattgattgattaattaaatatattgctggttacattaattaattaatgtattctTATGTGTAAACAAATATGATTTTGCTACATAAAATAGCACTATCATAAATATTTTAGTATTCATTTAACCAATCTACTCTTATTAGTATAGCTGAGGCAACCAAAACTTATGGCAATTTTATAGAAGATGTGCTGTCGCCATGTCGGATTGTCATATAATACTATACTTTTATCCTTCCACGAATAGATTGTGATAACTGATAAGGACTCCAACAATATCTGTTGGAATGACGTTTACTATTTTTAGGGCTACAATGCGTAACCATTTAGTCGATGCCTCCGTGGTACTTTAATTGTCTATGCTTTTTTAGAATATGTTTTATGTATataagaaatattttatttaaactcTCTTCACCGGGCCGAATAAAATTTAAGATTATCGTTTATGATCATACTCCAAGGATAACTGTGCCAGTTATCGAATTTAATAGCAGTAGTTTCTTTTGGCATTGGCggatcttagagcatccacatcggggAGCAGGCTCCGTCCGTCTATCCATCCGTGTCGCTGGCAGGGACACACTTGTCCGTCGTTGGGCTCTTGCCGCTgtcacggacgtgctcttagctaagagcacgtccgtgtcagcgagcagggcgacgcgacacgtttctattggccgttgacattttctttttttttaaaaatgaaaataatacaaaaaattaaaatatatattttttcggattcccaaaaacatacatattttttttgaattttttttgaattttttttgattttttaaaaaaaaatttaatcccaaaatcatatataaatacacacattcatcatccattttggctaaattcggccacgagtagtgggttttattttattttatgaatttaattatgtaatttttaatttttaggatttaaattatgtaatttttaatttctaggattttaattatgtaatttttaatttttttgtaatttgtaatattatttcggttatttttaatgaattttaattttgtggaaatgtttttatttaaattgaataatggaatggtggggcctttgtgctcgtccttgcggaagagtacggatgttggtgttgtgctcttgcctaagagtatGGAGTAAAAGTGAggtcgggcccacatccgtgctagttggcaagagcacggacgtGGATGTTTTTgatatactactaatatatttcGACATAAATAGGAACACTGAAAGTGTCTGAAACAGACAAATATATTTCGACATAAATAGGAACACTGAAAGTGTCTGAAAcagacaaacaaaaaaaaccagtggtattaaataatagtaatacatTGAATTTGTTGTAAAAGTACCATGAACCAAGCATAGAAACATTAGTGCTTGAAATTTTGTCCTTACATACAATTACAATTCTCAAAATTAATCTCGTTTGGTTAATATGATCTTTCGACGAAAATTGGatgaaaattacattaaaaagaAGTTGAAATGGTATTATGATCAAAATTGATTCAAGCTTCACAAATATGTATAGCATGCGGGAAAcctaataatagtaaaaaaaaacaagCCCCAGTATAAGCCACCACATTTAAATAACTATTTAATAGttactataaataatatttggactatttctattttatttatttggtcGTCTATCTTCTACGATGTCCACTTGTATTGACCTAGTCACCTAGACACACCAACATTAAGTAATCTCCATTGGAAATAAttcgaaataaaaacaaaatttgtcaattacataaaatataaataaagaaaatgtttAGGTGGATGAGACATCATCTCATTCGTAATTAATAGTAAGTTAATAGCTATAGATGTTGGCACAAAATTGACAAGAAAGCGGAATAGCTTCACTCCAttaggaaaagaaaagaaaagaaaagataactTTTAATATATTAAGTCTCATCAATGGCTATAATATTTCCTTATTGATACAAGAATGGAATTAAAAGGATAAAAAACGTGAGCTGATTGCTTGATACGTATAACCTACGATGTATGGTGGTAAAGAGACGTAGAATGACTAATGGTATATCCGAACCCCATGTATAAAAATGACAGTTTTAGATGcgattttttataataataataattacaaaaataatatataattacaaaaataatatataattatactcCCTAGGTCTGccattaagagtctcatttatgAGCGacgcgagttttaagaaatgcgaatgccatccgcaacgctgtctcttatccgtctattaaccgtctcatctcttaactattcataggctccactgtacttttcactcaatctcttaactaagagacagaacctgcaacccttcatctcttatctgtaccttaatcatctcatccattagctattcattcaatttcattttttatttttatttccaacaaattcaattaataaaaacacacttcattaaataaaataaaattacaacttaaaatcataaaaaaatacataattaaatttgtggcaaaataaataaaaaagacataattaaaaatacaattttatagaaattataaaaactactccgccggcgaatcatttCCCGAGGGAGGCagtggaggcggaataccaagttgtcccgccagatacacaatgccggcatgatgggcttgaaattgggcaggcgtcatgcgggaagtgtccgccatcgtggcggtgaagtacatggacattaaggaggagggcggcccttgggagcccacctggcttgattcgcctcggcccctcctccctctagccgccttcgcctcCTTGGTCCCTTGcagccgacggcgcccacgggaggacccccttGCATTGTccgccgtgccctcaacctcctgcgaggcaacctcttgtgcggcgctgcccgaaccgcccccactagacgagtattggccgcccgtcgtgtgcttcgaggtcgagcccgatctggaccggacaccgccgacccacctttcctcgtctttgacggcctcccaaatatcgacatgtctgaattctttgccggtgtcgttGAAATAGATTCGCAAAGCcaatctcagaatgtcggctcccgtagctccgctttggtaatgagccgtttcgttcttgtagatgccgcagaattttttgacctctctgtcgactcggtcaaagtgagcgcggagcatcttcaatgtgcagcggcgggaccccttcggcttaatctcgttgt from Salvia splendens isolate huo1 chromosome 9, SspV2, whole genome shotgun sequence includes:
- the LOC121749069 gene encoding uncharacterized protein LOC121749069 is translated as MELEVVRVLDDEQEQKMTWCLSHIQPTLADGKLLYHSMHNIVHIDEKWFYMTKTSDRYYLLSDEDVPYRSCKSKRFITKVMFMAAVSRALCGPDGKIIFDGKIGLFPFTEQVPAQRSSKNRPKGTIETKSIQSITKEVMTACLLNQIIPTIKAKWPANASNKIFIQQDNAKPHLRAVDQQFESLASTDGFEFHLISQPPNSLDINVLDLGYFRAIQSLQDDKIATSVDDLLRNVFTSFEELSPQTLNRVFITLQSCLTSILEVHGKNDYKIPHLNKDRLQRTKGLPLQL